A region of Trichocoleus sp. FACHB-46 DNA encodes the following proteins:
- a CDS encoding nuclease-related domain-containing protein yields the protein MPRAGQNVRVMARQRRTKAVLGSAIAGLWILLPWVLPWLLQFFFPTIVLSLPGWVYLICLVPAGFSYFQAQRLWSKANRADQGAAGEEAIATVLAPLQSEGWQMEYGVRDRSVGDVDVFLLSPKGRAYTIDVKSHRGEVRSDGKQLYRQYGRSQYPFEKDFLNQAKRQAVAMKKLKRLTFVTPVVAFSQARVEVEQNPIAGVYVVGKQDLVRCLRSLG from the coding sequence GTGCCACGGGCAGGACAAAATGTGCGGGTGATGGCTAGACAACGCCGCACGAAAGCAGTGTTGGGGTCTGCGATCGCTGGCTTATGGATATTGCTACCCTGGGTGCTACCGTGGCTCCTCCAGTTTTTCTTCCCAACCATCGTGCTTTCACTGCCTGGTTGGGTCTATTTGATTTGCTTAGTTCCAGCAGGTTTCAGCTACTTCCAAGCCCAACGTTTATGGAGCAAAGCCAATCGAGCTGACCAAGGCGCGGCGGGAGAAGAAGCGATCGCCACAGTTCTCGCACCTCTCCAGAGCGAAGGCTGGCAAATGGAATATGGCGTTCGCGATCGCTCGGTTGGGGATGTAGATGTATTTCTGCTGTCCCCAAAAGGTCGAGCTTACACCATTGATGTCAAATCCCATCGGGGCGAGGTGCGGAGTGACGGTAAGCAGCTCTATCGGCAGTATGGGCGATCGCAATATCCCTTTGAAAAGGATTTCTTGAACCAAGCCAAGCGCCAAGCTGTTGCGATGAAAAAGTTGAAGCGCTTAACTTTTGTCACCCCAGTTGTAGCTTTCTCTCAAGCCAGGGTTGAAGTTGAGCAGAACCCGATTGCGGGTGTCTACGTCGTGGGCAAACAGGATTTGGTGAGGTGCTTGCGATCGCTGGGCTAA
- a CDS encoding universal stress protein, whose translation MFKTVLFPIDQSRESRQAADTVAELVKFHHSRLVIVSVVETPEPGEEVPSAEMASPEAIAELLKTARNLFSDQGINTELIEREGKPAFTICDVADELDADLIIMGCRGLGLTEEGAADSVTNRVINLAPCPVLIVP comes from the coding sequence ATGTTTAAAACTGTTCTGTTTCCCATTGACCAAAGCCGTGAATCGCGTCAAGCTGCCGATACTGTGGCAGAGCTTGTCAAGTTTCATCACAGCCGTTTAGTGATCGTGTCTGTAGTTGAAACACCAGAGCCAGGAGAAGAAGTGCCAAGTGCTGAAATGGCATCCCCAGAAGCGATCGCGGAATTGCTAAAAACCGCTAGAAACCTCTTTTCAGATCAAGGTATTAATACTGAACTGATCGAACGAGAAGGAAAACCAGCTTTCACCATCTGTGATGTCGCAGATGAACTGGATGCTGACCTAATTATTATGGGTTGCCGAGGTCTAGGTCTCACCGAGGAGGGAGCCGCCGACAGCGTCACCAATCGGGTAATCAACCTTGCTCCCTGCCCCGTGTTAATTGTGCCCTAA
- a CDS encoding DUF29 domain-containing protein, whose amino-acid sequence MHIPEIDPKATVSEPNLYNNDFYAWTQEQAALLHQQQWSQLDLPNLIEEIASLGKQQRQELRNRLSLLIGHLLKWQYQPERRSRSWLATIRIQRLDISELLEDNPSLKPYLEEALQKAYLKGVELAVSETDLPSRPFPPECPYGLAEILGDRFYPGEPSELVDELG is encoded by the coding sequence ATGCACATCCCAGAAATAGACCCAAAGGCTACCGTTTCTGAACCAAACCTCTATAACAACGACTTCTACGCTTGGACGCAGGAACAAGCTGCTTTACTCCACCAGCAGCAATGGAGCCAGCTTGACCTACCAAATTTGATTGAGGAAATTGCATCTTTGGGTAAACAGCAACGCCAAGAACTCCGCAATCGCTTGAGTTTGCTAATTGGGCATTTACTCAAATGGCAGTACCAACCCGAACGTCGTAGTCGTAGCTGGCTAGCCACGATTCGCATCCAGCGCCTCGACATCTCCGAATTACTAGAAGACAACCCCAGCCTCAAGCCCTATCTAGAAGAAGCATTGCAGAAAGCTTATCTAAAAGGTGTAGAACTGGCAGTGAGTGAAACTGATTTACCCAGCCGCCCTTTTCCTCCAGAATGTCCCTATGGTTTAGCGGAAATTCTAGGCGATCGCTTTTATCCCGGCGAACCCAGTGAGTTAGTTGATGAGTTGGGGTGA